A region from the Lolium perenne isolate Kyuss_39 chromosome 4, Kyuss_2.0, whole genome shotgun sequence genome encodes:
- the LOC127296476 gene encoding uncharacterized protein produces MGGKSKRTTAPTPLEFPWSSGQPVRPPTAASVPPSMAASVPPPTAQPVPAIPSMFPPGVWLPPRPQQSIATSSPPCWVAGVHQPGMAGSSAQGSWWRPPAESGCSIQPTLPAENLEEYDPQAWTEKRLTWTKEEDLRLVSAWLNNSNDPIQSNYKKNEQYWKEVAAVYNSTTPKNRARLVKQVKDRFGRIKKKVAWFCASWKEANALYASGESDVDLKKRAMQTYEEDHKGDGPFMFEHCWEFLKKQPKWDAYLERLEDLEPEKRKFSIDDEVGQHFTLDDARDERPPGGKQAKEQRKRKRKDESCIIDLEDELSKFVDAQNAANEGRKEMLETQRRVSSENLEARKLACLAAKDHKESVMLETYRSLMMQDTTGMPEDVRSEHVLALKCFRERLFGKTD; encoded by the exons ATGGGTGGAAAGTCCAAGAGGACAACGGCGCCGACGCCTCTGGAGTTCCCATGGTCGTCCGGTCAGCCTGTCCGGCCTCCAACGGCCGCATCTGTCCCGCCGTCGATGGCTGCGTCCGTCCCGCCGCCAACTGCTCAACCTGTTCCGGCCATCCCTTCCATGTTTCCGCCCGGCGTCTGGTTACCACCACGCCCGCAGCAGTCCATAGCGACCTCCTCCCCACCATGTTGGGTCGCCGGAGTACATCAACCAGGTATGGCCGGTTCATCAGCTCAAGGCTCTTGGTGGAGACCGCCCGCTGAAAGTGGATGTTCAATACAACCTACACTTCCAGCCGAGAATCTTGAGGAGTACGATCCGCAAGCATG GACTGAAAAACGCTTGACATGGACAAAAGAGGAGGATCTTAGATTG GTTAGCGCTTGGTTGAATAATTCAAATGACCCTATCCAATCAAATTACAAGAAGAACGAGCAATATTGGAAAGAGGTTGCTGCTGTTTACAATAGTACCACCCCCAAAAATAGGGCAAGGCTAGTCAAGCAAGTGAAGGATCGCTTTGGGAGAATTAAGAAAAAGGTTGCATGGTTTTGTGCGAGTTGGAAGGAGGCTAATGCTTTGTATGCTAGTGGAGAATCTGATGTAGATTTAAAGAAGAGGGCAATGCAAACTTATGAGGAAGATCACAAAGGAGATGGTCCGTTTATGTTTGAGCATTGTTGGGAGTTTCTCAAAAAGCAACCAAAATGGGATGCATATTTGGAACGCCTAGAAGATCTGGAGCCAGAAAAGAGAAAGTTTAGCATTGATGATGAAGTGGGGCAGCATTTTACTCTAGATGATGCTCGAGATGAACGACCACCGGGTGGCAAGCAAGCTAAGGAGCAGCGGAAACGAAAAAGAAAGGATGAAAGTTGCATaatagatcttgaagatgagcttAGCAAGTTCGTAGATGCTCAGAATGCAGCAAATGAGGGACGCAAAGAGATGTTAGAGACACAAAGGCGTGTGTCtagtgaaaatcttgaagctcggAAGCTTGCATGCCTTGCAGCAAAAGATCACAAGGAGTCTGTCATGCTAGAGACGTACCGATCGTTGATGATGCAAGACACAACTGGAATGCCTGAAGATGTGAGATCAGAGCACGTGTTGGCATTGAAGTGTTTTAGGGAGAGGTTATTTGGCAAAACTGACTAA
- the LOC127349099 gene encoding polygalacturonase, protein MGPRKFLLASITTVSILLYMFPHASSELIAFPPEAAYGPAAESPDIAPLVLSPGAPPMVFDIDSYGASAGGDATEAFLGAWKDACNSSDDPSVLLVPAGKSYLLMPLSFTGPCRATSISVVIQGTVEAPSNRSVWLDGDLPDWWITFEDIDNLRVTGGGTINGNGQEWWINSCKVNKSMRCVPGPTALFFRSCSHLVVDDLEVKDSMQMHVVIAYCWKVLVSRLFVTAPGWSPNTDGIHVSNSREVSIIDSTITTGDDCISIVSGSEFVRATGIFCGPGHGISIGSLGANKSRAHVSDVLVEKATLVGTTNGVRIKTWQGGEGYAERITFRDIRMFNVTNPIIIDQNYCDSKKPCSEQESAVAISNIRYSQIHGTSSSKIAVNFNCSSAVHCDGIVMQDVSLVGKGSYLACSSLNARVIEVGFNSPYCSATM, encoded by the exons ATGGGTCCCCGGAAGTTTCTTTTGGCTTCCATTACTACCGTATCAATTCTTCTCTACATGTTTCCGCACGCCAGTTCAGAGCTGATCGCCTTCCCTCCCGAAGCTGCGTACGGCCCAGCCGCAGAAAGTCCAGACATCGCCCCGCTGGTACTCAGCCCGGGGGCTCCGCCGATGGTATTCGACATCGACAGCTACGGCGCGTCAGCCGGCGGCGACGCCACGGAG GCGTTTCTCGGGGCGTGGAAGGACGCCTGCAACTCCTCCGACGACCCCTCCGTGCTCCTCGTGCCGGCGGGGAAGTCCTACCTCCTCATGCCCCTCAGCTTCACTGGCCCCTGCAGAGCTACGTCGATCAGTGTAGTG ATCCAGGGAACGGTGGAGGCTCCGTCGAACCGGTCGGTCTGGCTTGACGGCGACCTCCCGGACTGGTGGATCACGTTCGAGGACATCGACAACCTCCGAGTCACCGGCGGCGGGACGATCAACGGGAACGGACAAGAGTGGTGGATTAACTCCTGCAAGGTCAACAAATCCATG CGATGCGTCCCCGGGCCGACG GCACTGTTCTTCAGAAGCTGCAGCCATCTGGTGGTGgacgacctggaggtgaaggacaGCATGCAGATGCACGTCGTGATCGCCTACTGCTGGAAAGTGCTCGTCTCGCGGCTGTTCGTCACCGCGCCGGGGTGGAGCCCCAACACCGACGGGATCCACGTCTCCAACAGCAGAGAAGTCTCCATAATCGACAGCACCATCACCACAG GTGATGACTGCATATCCATTGTTTCTGGCTCTGAGTTTGTACGGGCAACAGGCATTTTTTGTGGACCGGGTCATGGAATCAG CATCGGTAGTCTAGGAGCGAACAAATCGCGGGCCCATGTCTCTGACGTGCTGGTGGAGAAGGCCACGCTGGTGGGCACAACCAACGGTGTGCGGATCAAGACTTGGCAG GGAGGAGAAGGGTATGCTGAAAGGATTACTTTCCGAGACATAAGGATGTTCAACGTCACTAATCCTATAATCATCGATCAGAATTACTGCGACTCCAAGAAACCATGTTCCGAGCAG GAATCAGCAGTTGCCATAAGTAACATACGCTACAGCCAAATACACGGAACTAGCTCTTCGAAGATCGCCGTCAATTTCAATTGCAGTAGTGCTGTGCACTGCGACGGCATAGTAATGCAGGACGTCTCTTTGGTTGGGAAAGGGTCCTATCTAGCATGCTCTTCCCTGAACGCCAGGGTCATTGAAGTAGGATTTAACTCGCCATATTGCAGCGCGACCATGTAA